ACCGACCTTCCACGTTACCAGTTGGTCCCGTGGTCACAGTGATGGGCAGTCTGCAGACCCCAACTCCCAATAGCACAGGTAAGCttcaattttattcatttcattctgCGCAgttagttggtttttttttcagtaagggaacaattaaaaatgtaaatactgcttgttgttttctctgcagttattggcaaaataaacaactgCTGAATAAAGAGTGATGCACTTCATTATTGCATAGGAActgctaaatgtgaaaataaactgttgttCACTAATGCAAGCAcatatgtaaatgttttgtttgtttttacaatctaTCATGCTGAGTCAGTAATTAAAACCTtgcacagattttattatttcagtaatTTAGTCAAAATAACAATCATAAATTTTATTTGTCCAAAATGAGGTGTGTCTCACCCCAGATCTACAAGTTACTCATGTGGAACAATAACCTGTTTATTATGGAGCAGTTTAACAATCATAAAGGACATTTTCTTCATGAACTAAACAACATGTTCACATTTATCACTCGTTTTGATGCTTAAATACCAAAATATTAGTAACCAATTCTTCTTACAGTGTGGGATGGctgattttctttaaaggaGTTTGAACAGGAGTTTTAAGAGCAAGACTGAACTTGagaaattgacttttttttctgcttagtttgatttttgtctcCAAGCCAAAGATCTTCTTGTGCTTGTGAACATTAAGTAAATGAAATCAAGCCAAGCGGTGGGAGCAGAGGTTGctccctgtttgttttctgtgctgagGCAGCAGGATTAAAACGCTGCGCGGTGCATTAAGGAGGCTTGCTGCATGCTTGAGTGTGGAGTCATTACGCTCTGCAGAGGAAGCAGTCGCTGCGTTAAAGACAGCTTAATGTTTCTGTGCACAGCTTGTTCATCATACTACtggatttatcatttttaaactgattaaaagagctttttttcctgtttcatcaAATTAAAAGGTAGAGATCCCCAGCGTGAATGacactggtttgttttttgttgttctgttagGGAGTGGCCCATCGGGCCCCAGCAGCGGCATTGCCTCTCCAGCTCACATCCCCCTGCCCCCCCACTCTGTGCCAGACTTCTCCTATTCTTCCAGCGAGGATGAATTTTATGACGCCGATGAGTTTTACCAGAGCAACACTTCGCCCAAACACTGCGCAGAGTGAGTGTCTTATCGCCCTCAGCTCAGCCTGCTGTAGATCTGTCGTTCTGTAGCTTGAAAGGAACAGTCATTACAGAGTTCATCATCTCAGGTGGGGAAATGGCTTACAGTGCAGAAAAATCCAGCTGCATAAGCAGAATCGCCTGCGTGCTTCCGTCTGATCGCCTCATCCctccagcttcctgtttcctctttAACTCTTCTgtgttccccccccccaaaaaNAAAAAAAAGACCCTCAGGGGCTCCCGCCGCCTCGCCCGCCGCTAATGAAGAAACGGCGTTGAAGCGACCCAACACGACTGAGTCCCTCAACTCATCCATGTCCAACGGCACCACAGACGCAGGTGAAGATGGTGCTTAAGATGCATAACCTGATTAATACATTACATTTCAAAGATTAAGTCAGTTGTGTAATAAAGTGGAGCATCTGCCCTTAAGTCCCAGTGAAAGTTCATCTATAGAACAATTACCAGCACCAGTCCTCCTCTACATGCatgaatattaaaaagaaatatgagtCATGTGATTTATTCAGAGTTAGAAACTTAAAGGACTCTTAAAGGTGCGAGGAAAATCTCCAGACACATCCATCATGCTGCTGCTTGTTGTAAAATGTGATTCATCGGTCGTTTCTTCAGATCAGTTTGACAGCCATGACGACCGCGATGATGATGGTGAGGGCGAGTCCGTAGAAGAGCACAAAAGCGTAATCATGCATCTGCTCTCTCAAGTTCGTTTGGGGATGGACCTCACAAAAGTAAGCACCTCTGTTCTGTCGacgttttttctgtttggtggCCATTTTTTTAACGTTTTGAAGCTGCAAACGCTCCTCCTTTGACCCGCTAGGTGGTCCTGCCTACCTTCATCCTGGAGAGGAGATCTTTGTTAGAAATGTACGCAGACTTCTTTGCACATCCTGATTTGTTCGTAAGGTGAGTAGCATTTTGACGAGTCCGAACAACCTCCTCTAGATGAGCCGCAATGAGAATTTGGCATTTAACGCCGctgaattgattttattttttttcttctccagtaTTGCTGACCAGCCAGAGCCCAAAGAGCGCATGGTTCAGGTGGTGAAGTGGTACCTGTCAGCTTTCCACGCAGGCAGGAAAGGCTCGGTGGCCAAGAAACCTTACAATCCCATTCTGGGCGAAGTCTTCTTCTGCCACTGGGATCTTCCCAACGAGGCAGACGATCCTTCTCCACAGACGGTGAGTCGACGCTTTACTGTCGTCATCTGAGCGTCAAGGCTCCTTTCATTAATCTTTAGCTGCAGTGTGGCGCTGTATTTATCAGGCTTTATATGCTATTACAAAAAACTtatattaaattagttttttgttgttgttttttccctaAAGTTTACATAAATTTGAGGGGGAAAGGCAAGCAGAGTAAGCAGTTACATAATTTAGCAAAAGCCTAAGTTCACTTTTAAAACCTGTTGTGATTCTACCCTGATTTACCGTAACGTAGTAATAGTAAATGCTAGCTCTGAAGTGCTGTCAGTGTTAGCATGGTGCggcctttattttattctcgCTCCTTTTCTGTCGTCTGCTTTGTTGGACTCTAGGAGACGGTATCAGATGGTCCAGTTCCCTGGTCTTCGTCCAACAGTGTGAGTTTCGTGGCAGAGCAGGTCTCTCACCACCCACCCAGTGAGTACCAAATATTCCTCTTTTCTAGCCAAATTGTTTGAGCATAAACCAGCCGAGCGGCAgcttgtttacttgttttctgtcttctgtctgtaGTTTCTGCATTCTACGCAGAGTGTCTGAAGAAGAAGATCCAGTTCAACGCTCACATCTGGACTAAGTCCAAGTTTCTTGGCATGTCTATAGGTGTTCACAACATCGGCCAAGGTAAACTAAACACTTCTTTAAACACAGTTATGTTTCCTTCTTTGCCTCATGTGGTTCTAACGAGCATCCTCTGATCTTCACCCAggttgtgtttcctgtttggagCATGACGAGCATTACATTCTCACCTTCCCCAATGGATACGGCAGGTACGTGTTGGAACGTTGTTCTGTTGTCACCGCCTGCTGACGACAGCCGGCCTGTCTGACCCGAGCCTGTCCCCGCAGGTCCATTCTGACGGTGCCGTGGGTGGAGCTGGGTGGAGAGTGCAACATCTCCTGCTCCAAGTCGGGCTACAGCGCCAACATCGTTTTCCACACCAAACCTTTCTACGGCGGCAAGAAGCACAGAATCACAGCGGAGATTTTGTAAGCGCAGCGTGGATTTCAACATGAATCTTAACTCGGGGACTCAACTTTTTATGGGGACTAATTTCCCAACGTTTTCCTGGTTTCTCTCGCAGCTCACCAAATGACAAGAAGTCTTTCTGCTCCATTGAAGGAGAATGGAACGGAGTGATGTTCGCCAAGTGGGCAACCGGAGTGAGTCCTTTGTCTTTTAGtgttattttcagaaatttaGCGCATAAAGAAAGCTGAATTTGCACCTAAAGAATGCCATGTAGTGTCCTCCTTtgtgattttaaagctgaatcaACACCAG
The Kryptolebias marmoratus isolate JLee-2015 linkage group LG24, ASM164957v2, whole genome shotgun sequence DNA segment above includes these coding regions:
- the osbpl9 gene encoding oxysterol-binding protein-related protein 9 isoform X1: MASIMEGPLSKWTNVMKGWQYRWFVLDYNAGLLSYYTSKDKMMRGSRRGCVRLRGAVIGIDDEDDSTFTITVDQKTFHFQARDADEREKWIHALEGTILRHTLQLQEAEAGFVPSVQDFDKKLSEADAYLQILIDQLKLFDEKIKDCKEDESRRKIENLKETTCSMVESIKHCIVLLQIAKDQSNEQQHANGLISTINPVDGIYQPPLETPVVNTTMPTQTTLPTDASQVCKSDRPSTLPVGPVVTVMGSLQTPTPNSTGSGPSGPSSGIASPAHIPLPPHSVPDFSYSSSEDEFYDADEFYQSNTSPKHCAEPSGAPAASPAANEETALKRPNTTESLNSSMSNGTTDADQFDSHDDRDDDGEGESVEEHKSVIMHLLSQVRLGMDLTKVVLPTFILERRSLLEMYADFFAHPDLFVSIADQPEPKERMVQVVKWYLSAFHAGRKGSVAKKPYNPILGEVFFCHWDLPNEADDPSPQTETVSDGPVPWSSSNSVSFVAEQVSHHPPISAFYAECLKKKIQFNAHIWTKSKFLGMSIGVHNIGQGCVSCLEHDEHYILTFPNGYGRSILTVPWVELGGECNISCSKSGYSANIVFHTKPFYGGKKHRITAEIFSPNDKKSFCSIEGEWNGVMFAKWATGENTLFIDTKKMGIIKKKVRKLEDQHEYESRRLWRGVTLNLKLKDIDAATEAKHRLEEKQRAEARERKEKEQQWETRLFHEDGECWIYDEPLLKRLASQRH
- the osbpl9 gene encoding oxysterol-binding protein-related protein 9 isoform X3, giving the protein MFVGARCPEAEAGFVPSVQDFDKKLSEADAYLQILIDQLKLFDEKIKDCKEDESRRKIENLKETTCSMVESIKHCIVLLQIAKDQSNEQQHANGLISTINPVDGIYQPPLETPVVNTTMPTQTTLPTDASQVCKSDRPSTLPVGPVVTVMGSLQTPTPNSTGSGPSGPSSGIASPAHIPLPPHSVPDFSYSSSEDEFYDADEFYQSNTSPKHCAEPSGAPAASPAANEETALKRPNTTESLNSSMSNGTTDADQFDSHDDRDDDGEGESVEEHKSVIMHLLSQVRLGMDLTKVVLPTFILERRSLLEMYADFFAHPDLFVSIADQPEPKERMVQVVKWYLSAFHAGRKGSVAKKPYNPILGEVFFCHWDLPNEADDPSPQTETVSDGPVPWSSSNSVSFVAEQVSHHPPISAFYAECLKKKIQFNAHIWTKSKFLGMSIGVHNIGQGCVSCLEHDEHYILTFPNGYGRSILTVPWVELGGECNISCSKSGYSANIVFHTKPFYGGKKHRITAEIFSPNDKKSFCSIEGEWNGVMFAKWATGENTLFIDTKKMGIIKKKVRKLEDQHEYESRRLWRGVTLNLKLKDIDAATEAKHRLEEKQRAEARERKEKEQQWETRLFHEDGECWIYDEPLLKRLASQRH
- the osbpl9 gene encoding oxysterol-binding protein-related protein 9 isoform X2 is translated as MASIMEGPLSKWTNVMKGWQYRWFVLDYNAGLLSYYTSKDKMMRGSRRGCVRLRGAVIGIDDEDDSTFTITVDQKTFHFQARDADEREKWIHALEGTILRHTLQLQEAEAGFVPSVQDFDKKLSEADAYLQILIDQLKLFDEKIKDCKEDESRRKIENLKETTCSMVESIKHCIVLLQIAKSTINPVDGIYQPPLETPVVNTTMPTQTTLPTDASQVCKSDRPSTLPVGPVVTVMGSLQTPTPNSTGSGPSGPSSGIASPAHIPLPPHSVPDFSYSSSEDEFYDADEFYQSNTSPKHCAEPSGAPAASPAANEETALKRPNTTESLNSSMSNGTTDADQFDSHDDRDDDGEGESVEEHKSVIMHLLSQVRLGMDLTKVVLPTFILERRSLLEMYADFFAHPDLFVSIADQPEPKERMVQVVKWYLSAFHAGRKGSVAKKPYNPILGEVFFCHWDLPNEADDPSPQTETVSDGPVPWSSSNSVSFVAEQVSHHPPISAFYAECLKKKIQFNAHIWTKSKFLGMSIGVHNIGQGCVSCLEHDEHYILTFPNGYGRSILTVPWVELGGECNISCSKSGYSANIVFHTKPFYGGKKHRITAEIFSPNDKKSFCSIEGEWNGVMFAKWATGENTLFIDTKKMGIIKKKVRKLEDQHEYESRRLWRGVTLNLKLKDIDAATEAKHRLEEKQRAEARERKEKEQQWETRLFHEDGECWIYDEPLLKRLASQRH